From a single Prosthecobacter sp. genomic region:
- a CDS encoding DUF1501 domain-containing protein: protein MNSITAQTRRAFLGRATQGLGGVALASLMSPGLLRAASRGVLGTFPFPQKAKRVIWLTMAGGPSQLELFDYKPKLAEMDGKPMPGSFTKGQQLAQLQGQKLVCKGPMFRFQKYGKCQMELSELLPHIGSVADDICLVRSMTTDAINHDPAHMFMNTGTQIAGRPSMGSWVTYGLGSEAEDLPGFVVLNSTGKGRNPQPISARQWSSGFLPSKFQGVQLRSQGDPVLYLTSPNGITRDRQGADVAAINALNKQHASLCDDPEIATRIAQYEMAFQMQASVPDLMDVSAEGTKTLELYGCQPGDGSFASNCLLARRLAERGTRFIQLYHRDWDHHSLLREELPLRAKEVDRACMALITDLKQRGMFDDTLIVFSGEFGRTPMAQGNKGPIGRDHHNKAMSMWLAGAGVQRGITYGSTDDLGYAAQENITTVHDLHATMLHQLGIQHDAFSFKFQGLDAKLTGVEGAKVIKTILS, encoded by the coding sequence ATGAATTCGATCACTGCTCAAACTCGCCGCGCCTTTCTTGGCCGCGCGACTCAAGGACTCGGCGGAGTGGCACTGGCATCGTTGATGAGCCCGGGGCTTCTTCGCGCAGCCTCACGGGGCGTGCTCGGCACCTTCCCTTTTCCACAGAAGGCGAAACGCGTCATCTGGCTCACAATGGCAGGTGGACCGTCGCAATTGGAGTTGTTCGACTACAAACCGAAGCTCGCGGAGATGGACGGCAAGCCGATGCCAGGGTCGTTTACGAAGGGACAGCAGCTCGCGCAGCTTCAGGGGCAGAAACTCGTGTGCAAGGGACCGATGTTTCGCTTCCAGAAGTATGGAAAGTGCCAGATGGAACTTTCCGAGTTGCTGCCGCACATTGGCAGCGTCGCCGATGACATCTGCCTCGTGCGCTCGATGACCACGGACGCGATCAATCACGATCCGGCGCACATGTTCATGAACACCGGCACGCAGATCGCCGGACGGCCCAGCATGGGCTCATGGGTGACCTATGGACTCGGCAGCGAGGCGGAAGATCTGCCTGGCTTCGTCGTGCTAAACTCCACCGGCAAAGGCCGCAACCCGCAGCCCATCTCCGCGCGACAGTGGAGCAGCGGCTTCTTGCCGTCGAAGTTCCAAGGCGTGCAGCTTCGCTCGCAGGGCGATCCTGTTTTGTATCTCACCAGCCCGAACGGCATCACGCGTGATCGACAAGGCGCGGACGTGGCCGCAATCAATGCGCTGAACAAACAACACGCCTCGCTTTGCGATGATCCTGAGATCGCCACACGCATCGCGCAGTATGAGATGGCCTTCCAGATGCAGGCCAGCGTGCCCGATTTGATGGACGTGAGCGCCGAAGGCACCAAAACACTCGAACTCTACGGCTGCCAACCCGGCGACGGCTCCTTCGCGTCGAATTGCTTGCTCGCCCGCCGTTTGGCCGAACGCGGCACACGCTTCATCCAGCTCTACCATCGCGATTGGGACCACCACAGCCTGCTCCGCGAAGAATTGCCGCTCCGCGCCAAAGAAGTTGATCGCGCCTGCATGGCGCTCATCACTGATCTGAAGCAGCGCGGCATGTTTGACGACACGCTCATCGTCTTCAGTGGCGAATTTGGCCGCACCCCGATGGCGCAAGGCAACAAAGGCCCCATCGGCCGCGATCACCACAACAAAGCCATGTCCATGTGGCTCGCTGGCGCCGGAGTGCAGCGCGGCATCACTTACGGCAGCACCGATGATCTCGGCTACGCCGCCCAGGAAAACATCACCACCGTCCACGACCTCCACGCCACGATGCTGCACCAGCTCGGCATCCAGCACGACGCCTTCAGTTTCAAGTTTCAAGGCCTTGATGCAAAGCTGACGGGCGTCGAAGGAGCAAAAGTCATCAAGACCATCCTCTCATGA
- a CDS encoding serine hydrolase domain-containing protein: MQNAIQIIQKQIDNGTLHSAVMHVRYGKDTFQQAFGRAKDADAIFLLASITKTMTAAGVMVLADRGELRLSDKAMKFIPEFSEGARKDITIEQLLTHTSGLPDQLENNTELRSQHAPLSEFVRGAIRTPLLFAPGTKYHYQSMGILLAAEIVERIAKTKLPDFLTKEVFAPLGMSRTALGLGSFKFEDTIRCQTEHAAPESGAGDSKAASWDWNSAYWRNLAAPWGGAHGSAADVARFLDSFIHPTGKVLREETARLMIQNHTSGLESRRGVGFALGPEGFGKGCSQKSFGHSGSTGTLAWADPETDTTCVILTSLPSRVSGDTILHPVADVVSAS; encoded by the coding sequence ATGCAAAACGCCATCCAAATCATCCAGAAGCAAATCGACAACGGAACGCTCCATTCCGCCGTGATGCATGTGCGATACGGGAAAGACACGTTTCAGCAGGCCTTTGGTCGTGCGAAGGATGCGGACGCCATCTTCCTCCTCGCCTCGATCACGAAGACAATGACCGCTGCTGGAGTCATGGTGCTGGCGGATCGTGGCGAACTGCGATTGAGCGACAAGGCGATGAAATTCATCCCCGAGTTCAGCGAAGGCGCTCGGAAGGACATCACCATCGAGCAACTGCTCACGCACACCTCCGGTTTGCCCGACCAGCTCGAAAACAATACCGAACTGCGTTCCCAACACGCGCCGCTGTCCGAGTTCGTGCGCGGAGCCATCCGCACGCCGCTCCTGTTCGCGCCGGGAACGAAATACCATTATCAAAGCATGGGCATCCTGCTCGCGGCGGAGATCGTGGAGCGCATCGCGAAGACGAAGCTTCCGGATTTTCTAACGAAGGAGGTCTTCGCGCCGCTGGGCATGAGTCGCACAGCTCTCGGGCTCGGCTCCTTCAAATTCGAAGACACCATCCGCTGCCAAACCGAACACGCCGCGCCCGAATCCGGCGCAGGTGATTCCAAAGCAGCCTCGTGGGACTGGAACAGTGCGTATTGGCGAAACCTCGCCGCGCCGTGGGGCGGCGCACACGGCTCCGCAGCGGATGTCGCGCGGTTTCTCGACAGCTTCATACACCCCACGGGCAAAGTGCTGCGCGAAGAAACAGCACGGCTCATGATTCAAAACCACACGTCCGGTCTTGAGTCACGACGCGGCGTCGGCTTCGCACTCGGACCGGAGGGTTTTGGCAAAGGTTGCTCGCAAAAGTCCTTCGGTCACAGTGGATCGACGGGGACGCTTGCCTGGGCCGATCCTGAGACGGACACGACCTGCGTCATTCTGACTTCATTGCCATCGCGCGTTTCAGGTGACACGATCCTGCATCCGGTCGCGGATGTTGTTTCGGCCAGTTAA
- a CDS encoding PSD1 and planctomycete cytochrome C domain-containing protein, with protein MNKTLLFTAFATISVSAAEPPVPAKIEFNRDVRPILSDNCFYCHGNDPKHREADLRLDIRAEAITAKAFVPGEVKDSELVARILTDDEDDLMPPPDTHKKLTQRQKDILKKWIEQGAGYQQHWAYEKPVKAAIPAGKNGVDVLVQKRLAEIGLKPSPQADKRTLIRRVYFDLLGLPPTPEEVAAFEKDTTPDAYAQMVDRVLKNPHYGERMAIGWLDVVRFADTIGYHSDNSHNVWPYRDYVIKAFNTNKRFDRFTIEQIAGDLMPDTNQETKVGSAFNRLILSTEEGGAQAKDYEQRMLTDRVRAIGNAWMGQTTGCAQCHDHKFDPFNQRDFYALGAFFADIKEPLIGRRETGMMVLDAEAEKKQADIAKRLAALQAEFAKPRPDLAAAQAAWEKQALEAVITSGSWQPLKPLTSASAKKNVALKADKDGIVRGSIDKKRVERQQNDGTETYTITAKVPQGITGIRIDALKDKSPGIGLASNGNFVLSEVALSAGRKNKPAKLAVSHASATFEQPKLAAASVIDGIADKKDNGWGVLGATGADQSLYLELAEPIADADTTVTIALTFAYGENHEIANLRLNTTNSPKPLRAPATSLPAKEIADILKVTPEKRAPVQKQKLEAAFKQIAPELSDLRTKLATVEKEKADFEVNAPKCIVSISDTAKRTVRILPRGDWMNESGEVVKASLPGYLPKPKIDGRDLTRLDLAQWLVSKENPLTARTVMNRLWKQFFGTGLSKVLDDLGAQGEPPVNPALLDWLACEFMDSGWDFQHMVRVIVSSDTYKQVSTSTKELTAADPYNRECARQSTFRLDAEIVRDNALAISGLLVPKIGGPSVKPYQPAKYWENLNFPVREWQNDSGESLYRRGMYTWWQRSFLHPSLVAFDAPSREECTAERNRSNIPQQALVLLNDPTYVEAARAFAARILTECNGDATKRINWACQQALQRQPSVDEMKTISALFEKHLADYTQDPAAAEALLKTGAAPTPVNLNKSELAAWTHVARVLINLHETITRS; from the coding sequence ATGAACAAAACCCTCCTCTTCACCGCTTTCGCCACTATCAGCGTCAGCGCCGCCGAACCGCCGGTGCCGGCAAAGATCGAGTTCAACCGTGATGTGCGACCGATTTTGTCGGACAACTGCTTCTACTGCCACGGCAATGATCCGAAGCATCGCGAGGCCGATCTGCGGCTCGACATCCGTGCGGAGGCCATCACGGCGAAGGCTTTTGTGCCGGGCGAGGTGAAGGACAGCGAACTCGTCGCCCGCATTCTCACCGATGACGAAGACGATCTCATGCCCCCGCCGGACACGCACAAGAAGCTCACGCAGCGGCAGAAGGACATTCTCAAGAAGTGGATCGAGCAGGGCGCGGGCTATCAGCAGCACTGGGCTTATGAAAAACCGGTGAAGGCGGCGATCCCGGCGGGCAAGAACGGCGTGGATGTGCTGGTGCAGAAGCGTCTCGCGGAGATCGGACTCAAGCCGTCGCCGCAGGCGGACAAGCGCACGTTGATCCGCCGTGTGTATTTCGATCTGCTCGGCCTGCCACCGACGCCGGAGGAAGTGGCGGCGTTTGAAAAGGACACCACGCCCGACGCCTACGCGCAGATGGTGGATCGCGTGCTCAAGAACCCGCACTACGGTGAGCGCATGGCCATCGGCTGGCTCGATGTGGTGCGCTTTGCGGACACCATCGGCTACCACAGCGACAATTCGCACAACGTCTGGCCTTACCGCGATTACGTCATCAAAGCCTTCAACACGAACAAGCGCTTCGACCGCTTCACGATCGAGCAGATCGCGGGCGACCTGATGCCCGATACGAATCAGGAGACCAAAGTCGGCTCCGCCTTCAACCGGCTCATCCTCAGCACCGAGGAAGGCGGTGCACAGGCAAAGGACTACGAGCAGCGCATGCTCACCGACCGCGTTCGCGCTATCGGCAACGCCTGGATGGGACAGACGACGGGTTGCGCGCAGTGTCACGATCACAAGTTTGATCCCTTCAATCAGCGCGACTTCTATGCACTCGGCGCCTTCTTCGCCGACATCAAAGAGCCGCTCATCGGCCGCCGTGAGACCGGCATGATGGTGCTTGATGCCGAAGCCGAAAAGAAGCAGGCGGACATCGCCAAGCGTCTCGCCGCCTTGCAGGCAGAGTTTGCCAAGCCGCGCCCCGATCTCGCGGCAGCGCAGGCTGCTTGGGAAAAGCAGGCGCTGGAAGCCGTCATCACCAGCGGTTCGTGGCAGCCTTTGAAGCCGCTCACCTCCGCGTCAGCGAAGAAAAACGTTGCGCTCAAGGCCGACAAGGACGGCATCGTGCGCGGCAGCATTGATAAGAAGCGCGTGGAGCGGCAGCAGAACGACGGCACCGAAACCTACACGATCACGGCGAAGGTTCCTCAGGGCATCACCGGCATCCGCATTGACGCGTTGAAAGACAAATCGCCCGGCATCGGCCTCGCCTCGAATGGCAACTTCGTGCTGAGCGAAGTCGCCCTTTCCGCTGGTAGGAAGAACAAACCGGCGAAGCTCGCCGTCTCGCATGCCAGCGCCACGTTTGAACAGCCAAAACTTGCCGCTGCGAGCGTCATCGACGGCATCGCGGACAAGAAAGACAATGGCTGGGGTGTGCTCGGAGCCACGGGCGCGGATCAATCGCTCTACCTCGAACTCGCCGAGCCGATTGCCGATGCGGACACGACGGTGACCATCGCGCTCACCTTTGCCTATGGCGAGAATCATGAGATCGCCAATCTCCGCCTCAACACCACCAATTCGCCGAAGCCTCTCCGCGCTCCAGCCACTTCGCTGCCCGCCAAAGAGATCGCCGACATCCTCAAAGTCACGCCGGAGAAACGTGCGCCTGTGCAGAAACAAAAACTCGAAGCCGCCTTCAAGCAGATCGCTCCTGAACTCAGCGACCTGCGCACCAAACTCGCCACCGTCGAGAAAGAGAAGGCCGACTTCGAGGTCAACGCGCCGAAGTGCATCGTCTCCATCAGCGACACAGCGAAACGCACCGTGCGCATTCTGCCGCGTGGTGATTGGATGAATGAAAGCGGCGAAGTCGTGAAGGCATCGCTACCCGGCTATTTGCCGAAACCAAAAATCGACGGCCGCGACCTCACGCGCCTCGATCTAGCACAATGGCTCGTTTCCAAAGAAAACCCGCTCACCGCCCGCACCGTGATGAATCGCCTGTGGAAGCAATTCTTCGGCACCGGTTTGAGCAAGGTGCTCGATGATCTCGGCGCGCAAGGCGAGCCGCCGGTGAATCCTGCGCTGCTCGACTGGCTCGCCTGCGAGTTCATGGACAGCGGCTGGGACTTCCAGCACATGGTGCGCGTCATCGTGAGCAGTGACACTTACAAGCAAGTCAGCACCTCCACGAAGGAACTCACCGCCGCCGATCCTTACAACCGCGAATGCGCGCGCCAGAGCACCTTCCGCCTTGATGCCGAAATCGTGCGCGACAACGCCCTCGCCATCTCCGGCCTGCTCGTGCCAAAAATCGGCGGCCCCAGCGTGAAGCCCTACCAGCCTGCCAAATACTGGGAGAACCTGAACTTCCCAGTGCGCGAGTGGCAGAACGACAGCGGCGAAAGCTTGTATCGCCGCGGCATGTACACCTGGTGGCAGCGTAGCTTCCTGCATCCGTCGCTGGTCGCCTTCGACGCCCCCAGCCGCGAAGAATGCACCGCCGAGCGCAATCGCTCCAACATCCCGCAGCAAGCCTTGGTGCTGTTGAATGATCCAACGTATGTCGAAGCCGCCCGCGCCTTCGCCGCCCGCATCCTCACCGAATGCAACGGCGATGCCACGAAACGCATCAATTGGGCCTGCCAGCAAGCATTGCAGCGCCAACCGAGCGTTGACGAGATGAAAACGATCTCCGCCTTGTTTGAGAAACACCTCGCCGACTACACCCAAGACCCCGCCGCTGCCGAAGCTCTGCTCAAAACCGGCGCGGCTCCCACACCTGTAAATCTGAACAAGAGCGAACTCGCCGCCTGGACGCACGTCGCGCGTGTGCTGATCAATCTGCACGAAACAATCACGCGGAGCTGA
- a CDS encoding MBL fold metallo-hydrolase, giving the protein MKRILSALFVLQSLALAEFQQPAPGVQLWQDTCNVYVLKHADAALVINVGDGSVLEHLDEIGVKQVEWVLLTDHHRELCQGAPKLDRAVTKVAASEAEKEILEKPLSFRKWHPRLGDKYSVHGASYVRPPAAPVKIDRVLADGEVFTWNGFELTCVSTPGHSPGGMSFVIKRDGRTLAFTGGAMHDGAKMTNWFDTEWDYGFAKGLDALTAAVQKLAALGIETAFPSQGPVIREATKQFEAYEKKLVDFRPDYIRGYPVNNSKRGPHPATKPTKANYIVQVTPHLYMFGPEMAGKNFAILIADSGHALLLDCGLFPKLVLERIISDMKEHLGLKQIDACWISHSHGDHFTLFPALQEHGVKFWTMDTIADKCENPRFYDYPAMIGAYNAGFEKAKIDRILKAGDVIEWEGYKLHIDWMPGQTEFGNALWLELDGKKTVFTGDNLFGDPADPAQNGHECVNARNSAIIEEGYLVAAKYLQHLKPDIIMGAHGVLMTEPAAFVDRFHDWALRAIRKYKDLLPDSNYEYGYDPYWVSAYPYRVDVVKEAEVSITVRNFRDTLQQHRVALQLPPGVKAEPAVLEGTVGPKSRQSFKIKLSTDPAILPAGVQMVPMDITLDGKRHGQLFDFIIQAKEPEKPATK; this is encoded by the coding sequence ATGAAACGCATCCTTTCCGCGCTATTCGTCCTGCAAAGTCTCGCGCTTGCCGAGTTCCAGCAACCAGCGCCCGGTGTGCAGCTCTGGCAGGACACCTGCAACGTCTATGTACTGAAGCACGCGGACGCCGCGCTGGTCATCAATGTTGGCGATGGCAGCGTGTTAGAGCATCTGGACGAGATCGGTGTGAAGCAGGTCGAGTGGGTGCTGCTCACGGATCACCATCGCGAGCTGTGCCAGGGTGCCCCGAAACTGGATCGTGCGGTCACGAAAGTCGCGGCTTCGGAGGCAGAGAAAGAGATCCTAGAAAAACCGCTCTCGTTCCGCAAATGGCACCCAAGGCTCGGTGACAAATACAGCGTGCATGGTGCGAGCTACGTGCGCCCGCCCGCCGCGCCGGTGAAGATCGACCGCGTGCTCGCGGATGGCGAGGTGTTCACCTGGAACGGCTTTGAACTCACCTGCGTGAGCACACCCGGACATTCGCCGGGCGGCATGAGCTTCGTGATCAAGCGCGACGGCCGCACGCTGGCCTTCACTGGCGGCGCGATGCATGACGGCGCGAAGATGACGAACTGGTTCGACACCGAGTGGGACTACGGCTTTGCCAAGGGCCTTGATGCGCTCACCGCAGCAGTGCAAAAACTTGCCGCGCTGGGCATTGAGACGGCCTTTCCATCGCAAGGGCCGGTCATTCGTGAAGCGACGAAGCAGTTCGAGGCCTATGAGAAGAAGCTCGTCGATTTCCGGCCCGATTACATCCGTGGCTATCCGGTGAACAATTCCAAACGCGGCCCGCATCCGGCCACGAAGCCGACCAAGGCGAATTACATTGTCCAGGTGACGCCTCACCTCTACATGTTCGGGCCGGAGATGGCGGGGAAGAACTTCGCCATCCTCATCGCCGACAGCGGCCACGCCTTGCTGCTAGACTGCGGCCTGTTCCCGAAGCTCGTGCTGGAACGCATCATCAGCGACATGAAGGAGCACCTCGGGCTAAAACAGATCGACGCCTGCTGGATCTCCCACTCGCATGGCGACCACTTCACGCTCTTCCCCGCGCTTCAGGAGCACGGCGTGAAGTTCTGGACGATGGATACCATCGCCGACAAATGCGAGAACCCGCGCTTCTACGACTACCCGGCGATGATCGGCGCTTACAACGCCGGATTTGAGAAGGCGAAGATCGACCGCATCCTCAAAGCGGGCGACGTGATCGAATGGGAAGGCTACAAGCTGCACATCGACTGGATGCCTGGCCAGACGGAGTTTGGCAACGCGCTGTGGCTCGAACTCGACGGCAAAAAGACCGTCTTCACCGGCGACAACCTCTTCGGCGATCCCGCCGACCCCGCGCAAAACGGTCACGAGTGCGTCAATGCTCGCAACAGTGCCATCATTGAGGAAGGCTACCTCGTCGCCGCCAAATATCTGCAACATCTCAAGCCCGACATCATCATGGGTGCGCACGGCGTGCTCATGACCGAGCCTGCGGCCTTTGTGGACCGCTTCCATGACTGGGCGCTGCGCGCGATCCGCAAATACAAGGATCTGCTGCCCGATTCGAATTATGAATACGGCTACGATCCCTACTGGGTCAGCGCCTATCCGTATCGCGTCGATGTGGTGAAGGAAGCCGAGGTGAGCATCACCGTGCGCAACTTCCGCGACACCTTGCAGCAGCATCGCGTGGCACTCCAACTTCCGCCCGGCGTGAAAGCCGAACCCGCCGTGCTCGAAGGCACCGTCGGCCCCAAATCGCGCCAGAGTTTCAAGATCAAACTCAGCACCGATCCAGCGATACTGCCCGCTGGCGTGCAGATGGTGCCCATGGACATTACACTCGACGGGAAGCGCCACGGCCAGCTCTTCGATTTCATCATCCAGGCCAAAGAACCCGAGAAGCCAGCCACGAAATGA
- a CDS encoding exo-alpha-sialidase, whose protein sequence is MKTSLVSAAALVLFATGMAFGQTARPKNKAPAIIQATNIKAVATAGEGEHCGFPVMKRWKDQIWLGYRRATGHTGKGDTFILRSKDGETWTQAHKIDIGSDDRNCQFLATSRRLFVYTGMVTKPQASDFQTYVTYTDDGEIWSTPQPCLEPHFNLWKPFEHNGTLWANSHLKADSGSDGPKRMSRLMRSSAGVKWEQVSIVRQGNWESETTFIFGENEHLYALLRQKYGSSTGFILESDPPYQTWTERKTGVHFSGHSTVEFHGVRYVFSRHYGQQSRPSTMVYIWNDGQLTPYAQTPLNPTKGDCSYCEAVDMGADMLITFYSSHEGKTNIYTARLPFYQKPATQPK, encoded by the coding sequence ATGAAAACATCACTCGTATCCGCCGCAGCGCTGGTCTTGTTCGCCACTGGCATGGCTTTCGGACAGACCGCTAGGCCGAAGAACAAGGCTCCCGCAATCATCCAGGCGACGAACATCAAGGCTGTAGCCACTGCGGGCGAGGGCGAGCATTGCGGCTTTCCGGTGATGAAGCGCTGGAAGGATCAGATCTGGCTCGGGTATCGCCGTGCCACGGGCCATACCGGCAAGGGCGATACTTTCATCCTGCGTTCGAAGGATGGAGAGACGTGGACGCAGGCGCACAAGATCGACATCGGGTCGGACGACCGGAACTGCCAGTTTCTCGCCACATCGAGACGTCTGTTCGTCTATACCGGCATGGTTACCAAGCCGCAGGCCAGCGACTTTCAAACTTACGTGACCTACACCGATGACGGCGAGATATGGAGCACGCCGCAGCCGTGTCTGGAGCCGCATTTCAATCTATGGAAGCCGTTTGAGCATAACGGCACACTCTGGGCGAATTCGCACCTCAAAGCCGACAGCGGGAGCGATGGGCCGAAACGCATGTCGCGTCTCATGCGCTCCAGTGCCGGCGTGAAGTGGGAGCAGGTCAGCATCGTGCGCCAAGGCAATTGGGAAAGCGAGACCACCTTCATCTTCGGCGAAAACGAGCATCTCTACGCTCTGCTGCGGCAGAAATATGGTAGCAGCACCGGCTTCATCCTGGAGAGCGATCCGCCGTATCAAACCTGGACGGAGCGCAAGACGGGGGTGCATTTCTCCGGCCACAGCACGGTGGAGTTTCACGGCGTGCGCTACGTCTTCTCACGCCACTACGGCCAGCAGAGCCGCCCGAGCACGATGGTTTACATCTGGAATGACGGCCAACTCACGCCGTATGCGCAAACGCCGCTGAACCCGACGAAAGGCGACTGCTCCTACTGCGAAGCCGTGGACATGGGCGCGGACATGCTCATCACGTTTTATTCCTCGCACGAAGGCAAAACGAACATCTACACGGCACGCTTGCCATTTTACCAGAAGCCGGCGACGCAGCCCAAATGA
- a CDS encoding amidohydrolase, which produces MRTILLALLATASLHAADSIDTFIEEQRPALIKLYEHLHANPELSFHEEKTSARMAEEIRAAGFDVTEKVGGFGVVAVLKNGPGRTVLVRTDLDGLPVREIGSVPYVSKVTTKEDAGNDVSVMHACGHDMHMTCWVGAARALAASKDQWKGTLVFIAQPAEERGMGALAMIKDGLFERFPKPDVCLALHCDAGLAVGTFGVTTGPATASTDTVDILVKGVGGHGAMPDTTKDPIVLASQIVLALQTIDSRELPPVEPVVVTVGKFNGGTKHNIIPDKVELGLTVRTTSAATREKVLASIKRICRGLGIAAGLPDDLLPEIKLTGPGTPSLFNDPALTERVSQVWSDAFGKASIIERKTTMAGEDFSRYTMTADKIPVFLVWLGTVAPEKVEKAKTTGEILPSLHSPFYRPEPASSITFGVKAMMLAVMSELNR; this is translated from the coding sequence ATGAGAACCATCCTCCTTGCCCTCCTCGCCACCGCCAGCCTGCATGCCGCAGACTCCATCGACACCTTCATCGAAGAGCAACGGCCAGCGTTGATCAAACTCTACGAGCACCTCCATGCGAACCCCGAGCTGTCGTTTCATGAGGAGAAGACCAGCGCCCGCATGGCAGAGGAAATCAGAGCAGCGGGATTTGATGTCACGGAGAAAGTCGGCGGCTTCGGCGTCGTCGCCGTGTTGAAAAACGGACCGGGCAGGACAGTGCTCGTGCGCACGGATCTTGACGGACTGCCGGTGCGCGAGATTGGCTCCGTGCCATACGTCAGCAAGGTCACCACGAAGGAAGACGCGGGCAATGATGTGTCCGTCATGCACGCCTGCGGCCACGACATGCACATGACCTGCTGGGTCGGTGCGGCACGGGCTCTTGCGGCGTCGAAGGACCAATGGAAAGGCACGCTGGTCTTCATCGCGCAACCGGCGGAGGAACGCGGCATGGGTGCGCTGGCCATGATCAAGGACGGTTTGTTCGAACGCTTCCCGAAGCCCGACGTGTGCCTGGCGCTGCATTGTGATGCGGGACTTGCCGTCGGCACGTTCGGTGTCACCACCGGCCCGGCCACTGCGAGCACGGACACGGTGGACATCCTCGTCAAAGGCGTCGGCGGCCATGGCGCGATGCCGGACACGACCAAGGACCCCATCGTGCTCGCCTCGCAGATCGTGCTGGCGCTGCAAACCATCGACAGCCGCGAACTGCCACCCGTGGAGCCGGTCGTGGTCACCGTCGGCAAGTTCAACGGCGGCACCAAGCACAACATCATCCCGGACAAGGTCGAACTCGGTCTCACCGTGCGCACGACCAGCGCCGCGACGCGGGAGAAGGTGCTGGCGTCGATCAAGCGCATCTGTCGCGGGCTCGGCATCGCCGCCGGACTGCCGGATGACTTGCTGCCAGAGATCAAACTGACCGGCCCCGGCACACCGTCCTTGTTCAATGATCCGGCGCTCACCGAACGCGTCAGCCAGGTCTGGTCTGATGCCTTTGGCAAGGCCAGCATCATCGAACGCAAGACCACGATGGCCGGCGAGGACTTCTCCCGCTACACGATGACCGCCGACAAGATTCCCGTCTTCCTCGTCTGGCTCGGCACCGTCGCTCCTGAGAAGGTGGAGAAGGCCAAAACGACGGGCGAAATCCTGCCCAGCCTGCACTCACCGTTCTATCGACCCGAACCAGCGTCTTCCATCACCTTTGGCGTCAAAGCGATGATGCTCGCGGTGATGAGCGAACTCAATCGCTGA